The Acidobacteriaceae bacterium nucleotide sequence TGGCTGAGTACGAGGAGTGGGGCAATCCCAACGAGTCGGAGGCCTTTGCCTACATGCGCTCGTACTCGCCTTACGAAAATCTTGACGATCTTGCAGGCAAGCCTCTGCCGGCGATCCTCGTCAAGACGTCGTTGAATGATTCGCAGGTGATGTACTGGGAGCCGGCGAAGTACGTTGCCAAGCTGCGTACGTTGAAGACGGACGAGTCGGCGCTGCTGCTGCACATCAACATGGATGCAGGGCATGGCGGGGCTTCCGGCCGCTATGACTACCTGAAGGAGATCGCGTTTGATGACGCGTTCCTGCTTCGAGAACTCGGCGTTCAGTAAGCCCTTTGAGTAGCAAGGCAAAACCGGCTTCCCACAAAGGAAGCCGGTTTTGCGTTTAGTGCTTTGCGAGCCAGAGATCCAGCGAGGCGTTCTGCTGCTGCCGAATCTGGATGCAGCTTTCGATGCCATGCATGGCCCGGGGGAGCGCCTGATTCGCCGCCTGGACATGATGTGTGGCGAAGAACTGCTCCACATCCTGCTTATCGGCTTCGCTGCAGAAGCCGCTTGTCGACGAGATGATCTGAGGCCCGCTGAACATCGTAGAGAGCGCCATCACCTGATCCCAATGGCCCTTGATGAAAGCCCACGCCTGATGACGGGTGGAGGTGCGCTGCATCTGCAGCACCAGCATGACCCATGCGTCCTGTGAGCGAACCTTTCCGCTGACGGCGTAGTCCAGTGTGCGTGCGACCAACTGCGGGTTGGAGAAGTACGGCAGATCGTAAAGCGCAGCCGTCTTCCTGGTTGGGTCGGTGGCGCTCTCTGCGACGGCAAAGACCTTGTCGTAGAAGTCCGCGTCCGCACGGCGAGCGGTTGCGGTGATCGCGGCCTCGGCCAGTTCAGGGTCAACGCTCTTATCGCCATCCAGCGAACGTTCGGCGAGGGCCTTCGCCTCTGTAAGCACGTTGGGATCACCTGCGGAGGTAAGGAGGTCGAAGAAGACGGCGTGAAGAAGCGACTGCTGCTCGGTCGGATGGGCCGGAAGTGGCCCAAGCTTTTCGTACTCCGGCGCAAAGGTTCGCACCGACCATTGACGGACCTTCTGGTCCTGCACGGGGTCGGCCACGCGACCTTCAACAACCTGCAGCACCTGTAGCATCTGCGCGAAGACCTGCGGATCGCGCTCGTCACGCAGGGCACCAACGAGGTCCAGCAGATCGCCGATGTTCGCTACACCGGCACGCATCAGCGAGAGCCGATCGCCGAGCAGGTTGATGCGCTCTGTAGGCTTGAGAGAGGGGGCGGATGCGATTATCTCGGCCAATAGATCAGGCGAGTACTGCGTTCGATAGAAGCCAAGACCGTCGGCGTTGGCATTGATGGAAGCAGGTCGTGCGATGGTCTCTGAGCGCTTGCCGAAGCGTTGGCAAGGAACGCCCGTGAAGCATACCGGAATGGACCATAAGGCGTCTGACGGCGAGGCCTGCTGGCCAACGATAAGGCGTTGCTGCGAGAGCGTCACACGGCCGGGACCAGCCGACGTGATGGTCAGCAACGGCATTCCCGGTTGGTCGATGTAGCTGGACATGACTTTGTCCGCAGGCTTGCCGCTGCTTTCGGCCAATTGGTCCCAAAAGTCTTCGGCTGTTGCGTTCGCGTACTCATGCTTCTGGATGTAGGCGGAGACACCCTTGCGAAACGCTTCGGGGCCGACGTAATGCTCCATCATGTCGAGTACCGCGCCAGCCTTGCCGTAACTGATGACGTCGAACTGCTGCGTAATTTCGCCGGGCGTCTCGGCCCTGGCTCGAATCGCCCTGGTTGACGGGGTGGCGTCCACATCCATCGTGCGGTTCAGATCAAAGCCACGATCTTCGAGGATGGCGCGCTCTGGCTTCCACTCGGCCACGGCCTTGTACTCCATCCATGTGGCGAAGCCTTCGTTGAGCCAGACGTTGTCCCACCACTTCATGGTGACGAGGTCGCCGAACCACTGGTGCGCCATCTCATGCGCGACGGTCAGGGCCACGTTGTCGAGGTCGCTGGCGGGTGCGGTCTTTGCATCGACCAGTAGTGACGACTCGCGATAGGTGATGCAGCCCCAGTTCTCCATGGCTCCGGCTTCAAAGTCGGGAACGCCGATGAGATCGAGCTTGGGCAGAGGGTACTTCACGCCGAAGTAGTGGTTGTAGTAGCCGAGAAAGTGCTCGGCAGCTTTGAGCGCATAGCCAGTGTAGGCGAACTTGTCCGGCGTCGAGCAAACGCGGATCGCCACGCCTTCCGCCTCTCCGTCGCGACAGGCCCAGTCTCCAACCTGAAACGCGAGCAGGTAACTGCTCATGCGCGGTGTCCGGGCAAAGGTGACGGTGTGCGTTCCCTCTGCGGCGGGAAGGTCGCTGAGTACGTTTGTGTTGGAGATGACACTGTCCCCGGTGTCGACGGTAAGAGACAGGTCAAAGGTGGCTTTCATGGCCGGTTCGTCGAAGACAGGAAAGGCGCGGCGCGCGTCGGTTGGTTCAAACTGCGTGATGGCGTAGCTGCGGGTCTTTGTCTTCGAGAGATAGAAGCCGCGCAGCTTATTGTCGAGCGTCCCGGCGAAGTGCAGTGAGAGAGTTACATCTCCTGCTGGAAGCGGCCTGGCGAAGTGCAGCGTTGCCTGCTGCTTTACCGTGTCATAGGTGACACTTCCCGGTTCCGAGCTGCCCTTTGCGGCGCTGGCAGAGATATCCGTCAGTTGCAGATCGACAGCGTTCAGCGTGACGTCGCTGGAAGCAGATTGCAGATGCAGAGCGACCGTCTCTTCGCCGGTGAACGTCGCGGAGTTCAAGTGAGGCGTGAGGTGCAGGGTGTAATGCTCGGGGAGAGCATTCCCGGGCAGACGCTGGGCAAAAACAGGCGAGCACGCGAACACAAGAAGAGCGAGCGGCAGACAAGAGCGCATACAAGCAATTTACCTGTATGCGCTGTCCCTAGGCACCTGCGGTGTCGCCTTCACCCGGAGCAAGAAAGAGGTTCTTTTCCAGCCCGTGCTGACGGGTGTAGAGGTCGTGATAACGGCCCTGCAACGCATAAAGCTCGTCATGTGTGCCGCGTTCGAGAATTCGTCCCTGCTCGATGACGAGAATCTGGTCGGCCTTGCGGATCGTCGACAACCGATGCGCGATCACAAAAGTTGTACGTCCGCGCATCAGATAATTCAGGCCTTCCTGAATCATCGCCTCGGACTCTGAGTCCAGCGAGCTGGTGGCTTCGTCGAGAATGAGGATGCGAGGGTCGGCCAGAATGGCCCGTGCGATGGAAAGGCGCTGACGCTGGCCGCCAGAGAGCTTTACGCCGCGTTCGCCTACGATCGTCTCGTAGCCTTCGGCAAAGCGAGTGGCAAACTCTTCGACACGAGCGATGCGGCAGGCCTCGAAGAAGTCCGCCTCTGAGGCGTCGGGACGCGAGAAGAGCACGTTGTCGCGAATGGTGCCGTCGAAAAGGAAGGTCTCCTGCAAGACGACGCCGAGTTGCTGGCGATATGAGCTGAGGCGGACGGTGGCGAGGTCCTGCCCATCGACCAGAACAGCGCCGCCACTGGCAAAGTGGAAGCCGCAGATCAGGCTGATGATGGTCGATTTGCCGGAGCCGCTCGAACCGACGAGCGCCGTTACCGTTCCTGGCTTGGCTTCGAAGGTAATGTCGTGCAACACGGGCTTGTCTTCGACGTACGAGAAGTCGACGTGTTCGAACTGTACGTCTCCGACAAGTTCACCCACGATGTTTCGCTGCTCGGGATTGGCGTCTTCGGCGATCTCGCCGAGGACTTCGCGTGTGCGATCCAGTCCGGCCATCGCCTCCGTGAGTTGCGTGCCGATGTTGACCAACTGCACCAGCGGCGCGGTCATGAAGGCGAGAAACATGACGTAGGAGAAGTATCCGCCGGGGGTCAGTTTCCCGGCCGCGTTGGCGTGTGCACCCATCCACATGACGACGGCCCCGACGACGCCGAGAATGGCGGTCGAAGAGAGTGTCATCAGGCTTTGCGCCGTCAACGAGCTGATCACGTTGTTCAGCAGACGATCGACGCCACCGGAGAAGACGCGCGACTCGCTGGCTTCGGCGTGGTAGCCCTTGACGACACGCACGCCGCCCAGCGACTCGGTCAGGCGCCCAGTTACTTCTGCGTTGATCGCGGGCACGCTCACGGAAGATCGGGCGAATGGTCTTGAACGCACGCTGCACCACGGCGGCAAAGACCGCCATGATAAGGAACGTCACCAGCGTCATGCCGACGCTCTGGCGAATGAGATAGATGAACGCGAAGATCGCGGTGAGGACGCCGCCGACGAAGTCGACGATGCCGGTTCCGATGATGTTTCGCACGCCTTCGACATCCGTCATGATGCGGGCAACGAGTGTGCCGGTGCGGTTCTCATCGTAGAAGCTGACGGGCAGGCGACCGATGTGGTCCTGCACCTTGACGCGCAGCTCTGCGATGAGCCGTTGACCGGCTTTCGAGAGTAGCTGAGTCAGCGAGTAGGAGGTGATGCCCTGCACCAGAGTCGCTAGCATAACGACGCCCACAACCCAGGGCAGTTCACTCATGCGCTTCTGGATGAAGACAACGTCGATCAGCGGCTTGAAGCTTGCAGGCAGCACAAGCGAGCAGGCGCGATTGACCACCATCAGAAAGAAGGAGCCGAGCAGCAGCCAGCGACGCGGCTTTACAAGCGACCAGATCTCCGGCCACACGTCGCGAAGCTTCGGTTTCGGTCTTTGCTTGGTAAGCTCTGCTGTCACAGCCCGTCCTGTTCCTCGTGAAGGCCTGTCGGCACCCATGCCGCTGCCCCGTCCCATACCGCCACCGTGCCCGGAGAATCCACCCACGGTTAGACGAGCCTTTCGCGGCGGGCAGCAATGAAGCTACGCACGCAGAGAGCTGTAAAGATGAAGCAGAGGGCTGCCATCGCAAGCTCTTCCTGCACAGCAACAGCCTTCGTTGCCGTCAAAGCGACGCCGGAGCTGTGCGCATGAACCAGAGCGCTGATGCCGCGAATCGCCGGGAAGAGGAAGCCGAGCAGGCTGACGGTTACGCCGATATGCATCCACAACATGCGCTGCCTGGCGTTCTCTGAGTTTGCGAGGACGCCGCAAACGATCAACACGATACCGAACCAGGTGGGGATGAGGGCTGTCTTGTGCGCGTTTCCTGTCGCGACAAAGTACGCCACGCCGAGAATTGCCAGTAGTACACCGAAAATCATTGCCAATCTTGCCATCGTTCTCTCCTCTTACTTTGCGGCTTTTTCAATGGCAGCCAGTACGTCCTTTACCTGCCAGTCATTGGTCGGGTAGAACGCGATAACTTTTCCATCTTTGCCGATCACTACAGTTGCCAGGGAGTGGGCTAACGTGCCGTTCTCTCCCGGGGTGACACCTACAGCAAACCACTTCTCTACATCCAGAAGATCCTTCTGGGAAGGCGCTGCAAAATCCCAATGTGCAAAGGTCTCGTTAGTGTACTTACCCGTCACGCCACCGCCATAGCTTTTCA carries:
- a CDS encoding M1 family metallopeptidase, with the protein product MRSCLPLALLVFACSPVFAQRLPGNALPEHYTLHLTPHLNSATFTGEETVALHLQSASSDVTLNAVDLQLTDISASAAKGSSEPGSVTYDTVKQQATLHFARPLPAGDVTLSLHFAGTLDNKLRGFYLSKTKTRSYAITQFEPTDARRAFPVFDEPAMKATFDLSLTVDTGDSVISNTNVLSDLPAAEGTHTVTFARTPRMSSYLLAFQVGDWACRDGEAEGVAIRVCSTPDKFAYTGYALKAAEHFLGYYNHYFGVKYPLPKLDLIGVPDFEAGAMENWGCITYRESSLLVDAKTAPASDLDNVALTVAHEMAHQWFGDLVTMKWWDNVWLNEGFATWMEYKAVAEWKPERAILEDRGFDLNRTMDVDATPSTRAIRARAETPGEITQQFDVISYGKAGAVLDMMEHYVGPEAFRKGVSAYIQKHEYANATAEDFWDQLAESSGKPADKVMSSYIDQPGMPLLTITSAGPGRVTLSQQRLIVGQQASPSDALWSIPVCFTGVPCQRFGKRSETIARPASINANADGLGFYRTQYSPDLLAEIIASAPSLKPTERINLLGDRLSLMRAGVANIGDLLDLVGALRDERDPQVFAQMLQVLQVVEGRVADPVQDQKVRQWSVRTFAPEYEKLGPLPAHPTEQQSLLHAVFFDLLTSAGDPNVLTEAKALAERSLDGDKSVDPELAEAAITATARRADADFYDKVFAVAESATDPTRKTAALYDLPYFSNPQLVARTLDYAVSGKVRSQDAWVMLVLQMQRTSTRHQAWAFIKGHWDQVMALSTMFSGPQIISSTSGFCSEADKQDVEQFFATHHVQAANQALPRAMHGIESCIQIRQQQNASLDLWLAKH